The following are encoded in a window of bacterium SCSIO 12643 genomic DNA:
- a CDS encoding GIY-YIG nuclease family protein, producing the protein MRHYVYIIQSISTGKFYKGYSLSPYDRLKQHNNEESRYTQHFCPWELVYIQSFDSKTEALKREKALKKYSKKQIANLMKSSLTRFRISACHPQGFGDGFEFRPDRLKLKEFH; encoded by the coding sequence ATGAGACATTACGTTTATATCATTCAAAGTATCTCAACCGGAAAGTTTTATAAAGGTTATTCCTTATCTCCATATGATCGTCTTAAACAACACAATAATGAAGAAAGTAGATATACTCAACATTTTTGTCCATGGGAACTGGTATATATTCAGTCTTTTGATTCTAAAACTGAAGCTTTGAAAAGAGAAAAAGCTCTTAAGAAATATTCAAAAAAACAAATTGCTAATCTTATGAAATCTTCATTAACGAGATTTAGAATATCTGCCTGTCATCCCCAAGGCTTTGGGGACGGGTTCGAGTTCCGTCCGGACCGCTTAAAATTAAAAGAGTTTCATTAA
- a CDS encoding GIY-YIG nuclease family protein: MNHYVYIIQSILTGKFYKGYSLSPYDRLKQHNNGESRYTQHFCPWELVFIQSFDSKTKALIREKVLKKYSKQQIANLIKSPLNEI, translated from the coding sequence ATGAATCATTACGTTTACATCATTCAAAGTATCTTAACTGGGAAGTTTTATAAAGGCTATTCATTATCCCCTTATGATCGTCTTAAACAACATAATAATGGAGAAAGTAGATATACTCAACATTTTTGTCCCTGGGAACTTGTGTTTATTCAATCTTTTGATTCTAAAACAAAAGCCTTGATAAGAGAAAAAGTTCTTAAAAAATATTCAAAGCAACAAATTGCAAATCTTATTAAATCTCCTCTAAACGAAATCTAG
- a CDS encoding GIY-YIG nuclease family protein yields the protein MNHYVYIIQSISTGKFYKGYSLAPYDRLKQHNNGESRYTQHFCPWELVFIQSFDSKTKALIREKVLKKYSKQQIANLIKSPLNEI from the coding sequence ATGAATCATTACGTTTACATCATTCAAAGCATTTCAACAGGAAAGTTTTATAAAGGCTATTCATTAGCCCCTTATGATCGTCTAAAACAGCATAATAATGGAGAAAGTAGATATACTCAACATTTTTGTCCTTGGGAACTTGTATTTATTCAATCTTTTGATTCTAAAACAAAAGCCTTGATAAGAGAAAAAGTTCTTAAAAAATATTCAAAGCAACAAATTGCAAATCTGATTAAATCTCCACTAAACGAAATCTAG
- a CDS encoding beta-lactamase family protein — MKYYIQMAWTLLLVSLTITGQSQKTLQQQADSLFYLEQQHQGPGVAISVNQNGKMLYENQMGYAHLEHRIPISDSSVFLVGSISKQFTTFSILLLESEGKLSVDDPIIKYLPELSAIESKMTIRHLANHTSGFRNNYDLNYLRGFSDEDLMSQSKMVVLLLQQTGVNFTPGERFQYCNAGYTLLAEIVSRVSGVSFSDFVQTNIFQPLEMHNSQFLEDPTHLIMNKVNSYYLSEDGYHYYPMNRTVVGSTGLYTTTEDLIKWHRNFSHFKVGDPNMFSKMIAPGKLNSGKQIPYGLGLETKTYRGVQVIFHGGGDAGFRAFLLSVPQYNFTVAITGNFESFNPLNIAYGMIDIFLNNELIPTPPSAPPVIPKKQLQKFSGTYQIFPGFYIRIIAKNDSLYFQPYGATTELALPVISSNEFLFPDRPHSKIVFTSEGLRWHFSDFSYPGKKVRLDPPKYHDIEINQFLGSFYSAELETIYTFVQQNGKIIATHPINDDIELHPIDEDAFITNTSFLGRVTFIRDQSKRIIGCKISGQTAYNIYFKKLNCD; from the coding sequence ATGAAATACTACATTCAAATGGCATGGACCCTTTTACTAGTTAGTCTTACCATCACAGGTCAATCTCAAAAAACTTTACAACAACAAGCAGATAGTTTGTTTTATCTCGAACAACAACATCAAGGTCCGGGAGTAGCAATATCCGTAAATCAAAACGGAAAAATGCTTTACGAAAACCAAATGGGTTATGCGCATCTCGAACACCGAATTCCCATTTCTGATTCCTCCGTTTTTTTGGTAGGATCTATTTCCAAACAATTCACCACTTTCAGTATTCTACTTCTTGAAAGCGAAGGTAAACTCTCTGTTGACGATCCCATTATCAAATATCTCCCTGAACTTTCTGCTATAGAAAGTAAGATGACCATTCGACATCTGGCCAATCATACCAGTGGGTTTAGGAACAACTATGATCTGAACTATCTGAGAGGTTTTTCGGATGAAGACTTAATGAGTCAGTCGAAAATGGTGGTCCTTTTACTTCAACAAACAGGAGTCAATTTCACACCTGGAGAAAGATTCCAATATTGCAATGCAGGTTATACATTGCTTGCTGAAATTGTCAGTAGAGTTTCCGGAGTATCCTTTTCTGACTTTGTACAAACTAATATATTTCAACCCTTAGAAATGCATAATAGTCAGTTTCTGGAAGACCCAACACATTTGATTATGAATAAAGTAAATTCATATTATTTAAGCGAAGACGGTTATCATTATTACCCAATGAATAGAACAGTTGTTGGTTCTACCGGATTATATACCACTACAGAGGATTTAATAAAGTGGCACAGAAATTTTTCTCACTTCAAAGTTGGTGATCCTAACATGTTTTCCAAAATGATCGCTCCCGGTAAGTTAAACTCCGGAAAACAAATTCCATACGGTTTAGGGTTAGAAACAAAAACATATCGGGGCGTACAAGTCATTTTTCATGGCGGTGGTGATGCCGGATTCAGAGCCTTTCTCCTATCTGTTCCACAATATAATTTCACAGTAGCAATCACTGGTAATTTTGAATCCTTTAATCCTTTAAACATAGCTTATGGAATGATCGATATTTTTTTAAATAATGAACTTATTCCTACTCCACCTTCAGCTCCTCCGGTTATTCCTAAGAAACAACTTCAGAAATTTAGTGGTACATATCAGATCTTTCCGGGATTCTATATCCGGATTATAGCTAAAAATGATTCTCTTTATTTCCAACCCTATGGAGCAACAACCGAACTTGCCTTACCCGTTATTTCTTCAAATGAATTTCTTTTTCCGGATCGACCACATAGCAAGATCGTATTTACGTCTGAAGGTCTTAGATGGCATTTTTCGGACTTCTCCTACCCCGGTAAAAAAGTACGTCTCGATCCTCCCAAATATCATGACATCGAGATAAATCAGTTTCTGGGTTCTTTTTACAGTGCTGAATTAGAAACGATCTACACCTTCGTCCAGCAAAATGGAAAAATTATCGCAACACATCCAATCAATGATGATATTGAACTTCATCCTATTGATGAAGATGCATTTATCACCAACACTTCTTTTTTAGGGCGTGTTACATTTATTCGAGATCAAAGTAAAAGGATTATTGGTTGCAAAATCAGTGGGCAAACCGCATATAACATCTACTTTAAAAAGCTAAATTGCGACTAA